One stretch of Legionella birminghamensis DNA includes these proteins:
- a CDS encoding PQQ-binding-like beta-propeller repeat protein, with the protein MQFKDNMMLASKLWKLGAVSAGLLVFSFSYSKPSQAVDTSIWGMYQGNAAHTGYVPIVIDTAKIKQIWSVDVGQDGFPGMNTEIHQASIGHKYVFVSRYNYGQANSLEAFSFEDGHVVWSVDLNHLAVQPSAYSDGVVYVQTVYGDSRKTRLWAFDENSGEYLFSSQFLAEYQSYKAPVIDNDKVYASGGFRAGIVAFNAHKAGRLWFTHFDRYGEEATAAVNEKYVLYYNACVMYKLDKNTGDILSKIQDDYCEWKRDYDPTPVLFGNDFAFVTSNQYLTKFNLAEDKVEFAINNVSSNPSVDDKKVYVIKDSQLTAINAETGDVVWSIDASDFRKVEDLVVTKNLVFVSDRKKTRAYSKSKKHELVWQADVGGKLSLSSKGLFIVSHSGTLTAFNINADYL; encoded by the coding sequence GTGCAATTCAAGGATAACATGATGTTAGCAAGTAAATTATGGAAGCTGGGGGCTGTTTCAGCAGGTCTATTAGTATTCTCTTTCTCTTACTCAAAACCGAGTCAAGCAGTTGATACTTCAATTTGGGGGATGTATCAGGGCAATGCTGCCCACACAGGCTATGTTCCTATTGTTATAGATACAGCAAAGATTAAACAGATTTGGTCGGTAGATGTTGGTCAGGATGGCTTTCCCGGCATGAATACTGAAATTCATCAGGCTTCTATTGGTCATAAGTATGTATTTGTCTCAAGATATAACTATGGCCAAGCAAACTCATTAGAAGCATTTTCATTTGAGGATGGGCATGTCGTTTGGTCAGTAGATTTAAACCACTTGGCAGTTCAGCCCAGTGCCTACTCTGATGGTGTTGTTTATGTACAAACGGTGTATGGCGATTCGCGCAAGACCAGGCTCTGGGCGTTTGATGAGAATTCCGGAGAATACCTTTTTTCATCGCAGTTTCTAGCCGAATACCAGAGTTACAAGGCGCCCGTTATAGATAATGATAAAGTGTACGCAAGCGGTGGCTTCAGGGCGGGGATCGTTGCTTTTAATGCGCATAAAGCGGGTAGACTTTGGTTTACTCATTTTGATCGCTATGGTGAGGAGGCAACTGCTGCAGTAAATGAGAAGTATGTCCTTTATTATAATGCCTGCGTGATGTATAAACTGGATAAAAATACAGGCGATATTCTCTCAAAAATACAAGATGACTATTGCGAGTGGAAACGTGACTATGATCCAACTCCCGTCTTGTTTGGAAACGATTTTGCTTTCGTAACCAGCAATCAGTACTTAACCAAATTTAATCTCGCAGAAGATAAAGTCGAGTTTGCGATCAATAATGTGTCCAGCAATCCATCCGTGGACGATAAAAAAGTATATGTGATCAAAGATTCGCAGCTTACGGCAATCAATGCAGAGACAGGAGATGTGGTTTGGAGCATTGATGCGTCTGACTTTCGTAAAGTTGAAGATCTGGTAGTGACCAAAAATCTGGTTTTTGTTTCAGATAGAAAAAAAACGAGAGCCTATTCAAAATCAAAAAAACATGAGCTTGTATGGCAGGCTGACGTGGGTGGTAAATTATCTTTATCGTCTAAAGGCTTGTTTATAGTCTCTCATTCCGGAACGCTTACAGCCTTTAACATTAATGCTGACTATTTGTAG
- a CDS encoding ribose-phosphate diphosphokinase: MNNYIIFSFPGNKDFAQNLANKLRIEEGELVMKRFPDGESYVRINSTVRNKIVILFCTMNNPDKKILSLMFTAQTLKELGAKKIILISPYLPYMRQDIRFNPGEAITSRLFAKFLSNWIDYLITVDPHLHRIHHLSCIYSIPVLTLHAHKEIAQWIKENINYPFLIGPDSESKQWVSGIAEELKAPYVVCNKIRLSDQEVKIDIPRFSSANETLILMDDIISTGSSMVTILKQLSLQGYRGICLAIHPLFSKKAKEKLVASGALAIITCNSISDPTNKINILDLIAANLEKIMGEI, translated from the coding sequence ATGAACAATTATATTATTTTTTCATTTCCTGGGAATAAAGACTTTGCTCAAAATTTAGCTAATAAACTCCGTATTGAAGAAGGAGAGCTTGTTATGAAGAGATTTCCCGATGGGGAATCCTATGTGCGTATCAATTCCACAGTTAGAAATAAAATAGTTATTCTATTCTGCACCATGAACAATCCAGATAAAAAGATACTTTCCCTGATGTTTACTGCACAAACACTAAAAGAATTAGGCGCCAAAAAAATTATTCTGATTTCTCCATATCTCCCTTACATGCGGCAAGATATACGCTTTAACCCTGGGGAAGCAATTACGTCCCGACTTTTTGCTAAATTTCTTTCAAACTGGATAGATTATCTTATAACAGTTGATCCACATTTACATCGCATCCACCATCTTTCGTGTATCTATTCTATCCCTGTTTTAACATTACATGCGCATAAGGAAATTGCCCAATGGATAAAAGAAAACATAAACTACCCTTTTTTAATTGGACCCGATAGCGAAAGCAAACAATGGGTCTCTGGGATAGCTGAAGAATTAAAAGCACCTTATGTAGTATGCAACAAAATTAGATTATCGGACCAAGAAGTAAAAATTGATATTCCCAGATTCTCAAGTGCTAATGAAACACTGATTCTTATGGATGACATTATATCGACTGGTTCAAGTATGGTAACTATTCTCAAACAGTTATCCTTGCAAGGTTATCGTGGAATTTGCCTGGCGATTCACCCCCTGTTTAGTAAAAAAGCAAAAGAGAAATTGGTTGCTTCTGGCGCATTAGCTATTATTACGTGTAATAGTATTTCAGACCCTACCAACAAAATTAATATATTAGATCTCATTGCTGCAAATTTAGAAAAAATTATGGGTGAAATATGA
- a CDS encoding erythromycin esterase family protein, with protein sequence MDRDAHQKLITCLNDAIEPFSETGDYSSLLEKIDDARFVMIGEATHGTHEFYQTRIEITKQLIKQKGFMAVAIEGDWTDAYRVHRYLQGWDKSDSATALNDFRRFPSWMWRNTTMPPFLKWLCEHNDTRRPPYKLGFYGLDLYSLNASMEAVVNYLMKVDPQSANEAKNRYACFDHMTIDPQMYAYFANSKLKKSCIREVIAQLRDIQHNAFKYIHKDGITAEDDYFFAAQNARVVKNAEIYYRSMFEGHVASWNIRDRHMAETINVLADHLEHRFDKPAKIIIWAHNSHVGDARATEMGGQGEVNIGQLVREQYTDTYSIGFSTYEGFVTAASNWDMPAECKKIVPGFEESYEELFHQLRYKKFSLHLIGNEEVAHYLKIPRLQRAIGVIYRPETERLSHYFFTQLPYQFDSLIHFDKTTALQPLPVK encoded by the coding sequence ATGGATAGGGATGCTCATCAGAAGTTAATTACCTGTCTTAATGATGCGATAGAGCCATTCTCGGAAACAGGTGATTATTCATCACTTTTGGAGAAGATTGATGATGCTCGTTTTGTGATGATTGGTGAGGCTACCCATGGAACGCATGAGTTTTATCAAACACGGATTGAGATTACGAAACAGCTGATTAAGCAGAAAGGTTTTATGGCAGTTGCGATAGAAGGCGATTGGACCGATGCCTATCGAGTTCATCGTTACCTGCAAGGCTGGGATAAGAGTGATTCAGCGACTGCGTTAAATGATTTCAGGCGTTTTCCCAGCTGGATGTGGCGAAATACGACCATGCCCCCTTTTCTAAAGTGGCTTTGTGAACATAATGATACACGTAGGCCACCGTACAAGCTTGGATTTTATGGACTTGATTTATATAGTCTTAATGCATCTATGGAGGCGGTTGTTAATTATCTAATGAAAGTGGATCCACAGTCCGCTAATGAGGCCAAAAATCGCTATGCATGTTTTGATCACATGACGATTGATCCACAAATGTATGCCTATTTTGCAAATAGCAAGCTAAAAAAATCCTGTATTCGGGAAGTAATAGCACAACTTCGTGACATACAACATAATGCGTTTAAATATATTCACAAAGATGGCATTACGGCTGAAGATGACTATTTTTTTGCGGCTCAAAATGCCCGAGTTGTTAAAAATGCCGAGATTTATTACCGGTCCATGTTTGAGGGGCATGTTGCTTCATGGAATATTCGGGATAGACACATGGCGGAAACAATTAATGTTTTAGCGGATCATTTGGAACACCGCTTTGATAAACCCGCAAAAATTATTATATGGGCTCATAACTCCCATGTGGGTGATGCGCGAGCAACTGAAATGGGTGGGCAGGGGGAAGTAAATATTGGACAGCTGGTGAGAGAGCAATATACGGATACCTACTCTATCGGTTTTTCAACCTATGAAGGCTTTGTCACTGCTGCCTCTAATTGGGATATGCCCGCAGAATGCAAAAAAATTGTCCCTGGTTTTGAGGAAAGCTATGAGGAACTATTCCATCAGCTACGCTACAAAAAGTTTAGTTTGCATTTGATCGGAAATGAGGAAGTGGCTCATTATTTAAAAATTCCTCGTTTACAAAGAGCAATCGGTGTGATTTATCGACCCGAAACAGAACGTCTGAGCCATTATTTTTTTACACAGCTACCTTACCAATTTGACAGCTTAATTCATTTTGATAAAACAACGGCATTACAGCCTCTCCCCGTCAAATAA